A genomic region of Papaver somniferum cultivar HN1 chromosome 7, ASM357369v1, whole genome shotgun sequence contains the following coding sequences:
- the LOC113298741 gene encoding SRSF protein kinase 1-like yields the protein MESTRKEVRSESDDEDYASEDEGTEDYRRGGYHTVQIGDTFKSGRYVIQSKLGWGHFSTVWLAWDTLNSRYVALKVQKSAQHYTEAAMDEIKILKQIAEGDPDDKNCVVKLLDNFKHSGPNGQHVCMVFEYLGDNLLTLIKYSDYKGLPLHMVKEICYHILMGLDYLHRQLSIIHTDLKPENVLLLSTIDPSKDPVKSGTPLVVANSTKDKSVVHPVVLKESKSSNGDLTKNQKKKMRKKAKRVANGGTGNDIVEEIEQDTRTANGVDMDTPADEILNEHGSEDRGHVSLSNGEEVKDGLENKKGRRRGSRSMRQKLLQSANVKCKLVDFGNACWTYKQFTSDIQTRQYRCPEVLLGSKYSTPADLWSFACICFELATGDVLFDPHSGDNFDRDEDHLALMMELLGMMPRKIALGGRYSRDFFNRHGDLRHIRRLRFWPLHKVLAEKYEFSEQDAKDMADFLAPILDFVPEKRPTAAQLLLHPWISAPRVSEPPIPAIETESESVGVGNSEKAEKDDREAMEVGMGNIVIDGDRNLVKDPPPSIKNLPKDGAISSS from the exons atggaGAGTACTCGTAAAGAAGTTCGTAGTGAAAGCGATGATGAAGATTACGCATCTGAAGATGAAGGAACTGAAGATTATAGAAGAGGTGGTTACCATACTGTTCAAATCGGTGATACTTTTAAATCTGGTCGTTATGTGATTCAAAGTAAACTCGGTTGGGGTCATTTCTCTACTGTTTGGCTTGCTTGGGATACTCTAAACTCT AGATATGTAGCTTTGAAAGTTCAAAAAAGTGCTCAGCATTATACGGAAGCAGCAATGGATGAGAtaaaaatacttaaacagatagCAGAAGGTGACCCAGATGATAAGAATTGTGTTGTTAAACTTTTGGATAATTTTAAGCATTCTGGGCCAAATGGGCAACATGTTTGTATGGTTTTTGAGTATCTGGGTGATAATCTGTTGACATTGATTAAGTATAGTGATTATAAGGGATTGCCACTTCATATGGTTAAAGAAATTTGTTATCATATATTGATGGGTTTAGATTATTTGCACAGACAATTGTCAATTATACATACTGATCTTAAGCCAGAAAATGTATTGTTGTTATCCACAATTGACCCATCTAAGGATCCTGTAAAATCGGGTACTCCTCTTGTTGTTGCAAACAGTACTAAGGATAAATCGGTGGTTCATCCTGTGGTATTGAAGGAAAGTAAGAGTTCGAATGGGGATTTGAcgaagaatcagaagaagaaaatgCGGAAAAAAGCTAAACGGGTAGCTAATGGTGGTACAGGGAACGATATAGTAGAAGAAATTGAACAGGACACGAGAACTGCTAATGGGGTGGATATGGATACTCCCGCTGATGAAATCTTGAATGAACATGGCAGTGAGGATCGTGGCCATGTTAGTTTGTCTAATGGTGAGGAGGTGAAAGATGGCCTAGAGAACAAGAAGGGACGTAGGAGAGGGAGTCGCTCAATGAGGCAAAAGTTGTTGCAATCGGCTAATGTGAAATGCAAGTTGGTTGACTTTGGGAACGCTTGTTGGACTTACAAGCAATTTACAAGTGATATTCAAACAAGACAGTATAGGTGTCCTGAGGTTCTTCTTGGATCTAAATACTCCACACCAGCAGATTTATGGTCCTTCGCGTGCATTTGTTTTGAGCTAGCAACTGGGGATGTTCTCTTTGATCCTCACAGCGGGGACAACTTCGACAGGGATGAG GATCACTTGGCGCTGATGATGGAGCTGCTCGGAATGATGCCACGCAAG ATTGCTTTAGGTGGTCGGTATTCACGGGACTTTTTCAACAGACATGGAGACCTAAGACACATCCGTCGATTACGTTTCTGGCCCCTACACAAAGTTCTTGCTGAGAAATATGAATTTAGCGAGCAAGATGCAAAAGATATGGCTGACTTCCTTGCCCCCATACTAGATTTTGTCCCTGAGAAGCGGCCAACTGCAGCTCAATTGCTTCTTCATCCATGGATCTCAGCCCCTCGAGTTTCTGAACCTCCTATTCCTGCAATTGAAACCGAGTCGGAAAGTGTAGGTGTAGGTAATTCTGAGAAGGCAGAGAAGGATGATAGGGAGGCAATGGAGGTGGGAATGGGAAACATTGTCATTGATGGGGACCGTAATTTGGTTAAAGATCCCCCACCTAGTATTAAAAACCTTCCAAAGGATGGTGCTATTAGTTCATCTTGA
- the LOC113298742 gene encoding sulfite exporter TauE/SafE family protein 4-like, with protein MATRGFILYLISGFSVAILATFFITNPNSNLSSNHNSNDGLSLSNGLGTSDRVWPKLAFNWRVILATVIGFFGSAFGTVGGVGGGGIFVPMLNLVVGFDTKSAAALSKCMIMGASTSSVWYNLRVPHPTKEVPIIDYDLALLFQPMLMLGITFGVALSVVFPFWLITILIIILFVGTSSRSFVKGIEMWKQETILNQEYVKQQEAQTNSVHIDADYDLLVPQEEKSGLEILKSNLRWKGILVLMIVWISFLLLQVIKNFTKDCSLWYWVLNFMQIPVALVVYGFEAVKLYKESKERRMNGNMESVCEATIQWSALQLAFCAFAGLLGGTVGGLLGSGGGFILGPLLLELGVIPQVASATATFVMMFSSSLSVIEFYFLGRFPIPYALFLIAVSVAAGFWGQFFVRKLVLVLKRASVIVFILSAVIFASALTMGVVGIEKSLSMIHNHEYMGFLAFCS; from the exons ATGGCAACAAGAGGTTTTATCTTGTATCTAATCTCTGGGTTTTCAGTAGCTATTCTTGCAACGTTCTTCATCACGAATCCAAATAGCAATCTCTcctcaaatcataattctaatgATGGATTGAGTTTGAGTAATGGTCTGGGAACTAGTGATAGAGTTTGGCCT AAATTAGCATTTAATTGGAGGGTCATATTGGCTACTGTTATTGGATTCTTTGGTTCTGCTTTTGGCACcgttggtggtgttggtggtggtgggatcTTTGTTCCTATGCTTAATTTGGTTGTTGGTTTTGACACCAAATCTGCTGCTGCACTTTCCAAGT GTATGATAATGGGTGCATCAACATCGTCAGTTTGGTATAATCTAAGAGTGCCACATCCAACAAAAGAAGTACCAATTATTGATTATGATCTTGCTTTGCTCTTTCAACCAATGTTAATGTTAGGCATTACGTTTGGTGTTGCACTCAGTGTTGTTTTCCCATTCTGGTTAATCACCATTCTTATTATCATTCTTTTTGTGG GGACATCGTCGAGATCGTTCGTCAAAGGAATCGAGATGTGGAAGCAAGAGACAATCTTAAAT CAAGAATATGTGAAACAACAAGAAGCACAAACCAACTCCG TTCATATTGATGCAGACTATGATTTGCTAGTTCCTCAAGAAGAGAAATCTGGATTA GAAATACTAAAATCCAACTTGAGATGGAAAGGaattttagtgttaatgattGTTTGGATTTCTTTTTTACTTCTTCAAGTCATCAAG AATTTCACAAAGGACTGCAGTTTATGGTACTGGGTACTTAACTTCATGCAG ATTCCTGTGGCATTGGTTGTATATGGTTTTGAAGCAGTGAAACTGTATAAAGAGAGCAAGGAAAGAAGAATGAATGGGAACATGGAATCTGTTTGTGAAGCGACGATACAATGGAGTGCACTGCAACTTGCATTTTGTGCCTTTGCTGGTCTCTTAGGAGGTACAGTTGGTGGTCTCTTAGGCTCTGGTGGGGGCTTCATTCTGGGTCCTCTCCTTCTTGAACTTGGTGTCATTCCACAG GTTGCTAGTGCGACGGCGACGTTTGTTATGATGTTTTCTTCATCCCTGTCTGTAATCGAGTTTTACTTCTTGGGCAGATTTCCCATCCCATACG CCTTGTTTCTCATTGCAGTATCAGTAGCGGCTGGATTTTGGGGCCAATTTTTCGTAAGAAAATTAGTGCTGGTGTTAAAAAGAGCTTCAGTCATAGTCTTCATTCTTTCAGCTGTCATCTTCGCGAGCGCTTTAACAATGG GGGTGGTTGGCATTGAGAAGAGCCTCTCTATGATTCATAATCATGAATACATGGGATTTCTCGCGTTTTGCAGTTAA